One Drosophila virilis strain 15010-1051.87 chromosome 5, Dvir_AGI_RSII-ME, whole genome shotgun sequence DNA window includes the following coding sequences:
- the LOC6624797 gene encoding uncharacterized protein has product MNHSTVFLISCLLLGSNAWAAFRDFVVESEAEQQLQLEPNNDIALGCPAEEEQPLISFHDVEQDGIVDTQLLLAALMQHAQRLGMNLEQLAQMQAIGEEDVLDSDAGCSAAESLSYRDQPSWYDVFFN; this is encoded by the exons ATGAATCATTCGACTGTGTTTCTAATCAGCTGCCTGCTGCTCGGCAGCAACGCCTGGGCTGCTTTTAGGGACTTTGTCGTTGAGTCAGAGGCAGAGCAG CAGTTACAGTTGGAGCCCAATAACGACATAGCTCTGGGCTGTCCAGCAGAAGAGGAACAGCCCCTGATCTCATTCCATGATGTGGAACAAGATGGCATTGTCGAcacacagctgctgctcgcaGCGCTCATGCAACATGCCCAACGTCTGGGCATGAATCTGGAGCAATTGG CTCAAATGCAGGCAATTGGGGAGGAGGATGTATTGGACTCCGATGCTGGTTGCAGTGCAGCGGAGTCGCTTAGCTATCGCGATCAGCCCAGCTGGTATGATGTGTTCTTCAACTAA